Genomic segment of Siniperca chuatsi isolate FFG_IHB_CAS linkage group LG16, ASM2008510v1, whole genome shotgun sequence:
CAAAACTCCACAAGACTACATTCACTTTGCCTAGGGATATGATAATGGATAAGACCCCGCCAACTTCTATTACTACATCTACTCTTCCTGGGCTTGAATAGAAACCATCTACTGTGTCCTTGACTTCCtgatacttaagtaaaggaaaaaaatgggacTGCCTACCTCCCTATTTAAAGAAATGGATGTCTTGCAGCTTTCTGGAgatacaaatgtaatatttcagtgtttgagTATTCTTGTCATTCATTCTCCTCAGGTGGTGAGTGAGGATGAACACAGTCAGAACCAGGGGAACCAGAGCCCCAACACCGGCTCCATGCAGAGTTCTCCTAGACGGGTGCGATCAGAGACCATGTTCTTGGACCGGGCTGCACCACTGCTCCGGAGAATGAGACACAGTCAGAGCTTGGCATTTGAAAAGAGGCTCGCACCCGAACCCAAGCCCACCATCGAACGCTTCCTCGAGGCCTAGTTAGTACTCAAAACACACCAAATTACAAGATATACACTTGTGACAGCTTgcaaaaatgttacttttggGAAACGGACAGAAACTCACATTAACGCTTACAATATCTTGTTTTAGTTTGGGCAAGCAGCGTCCTGTCCTTTCTCAAGTCGGGGAGAAATCACACGGGCAGCAATCACCTTCCTGCAACGAGGAACACTCTGGCACAGCAACCCCTGACCCAGAGGAGGGCGCAGCGAGCAGTGGCTTTGTGGCCGTAAACCTCAGTCCTGTGCCCCAGGAGGGAGACTCTCAGGAGTGGGTGATGCTAGAGCTAGAGCAAGGCAGCGGCTCTGGGACCACCAAGCCTCCAGGTGAGGCCCAGCAGGAGGACAAGCCTGGGACTCACACGCCCGCTGAGACTGAGAACCAATCCTCTGACCAGCAGGATGGCCAGTCCACAGTAGTGCCGAGCAGTCCTGTCCTGTCGCAGATGGCCATGCCCGGCACATGGTTACTGGGCCACAGGAGACTGCCAGGCATGCTGGGACAGATGCCCTCAGTCATTATGGGAAGACCCCAGATGGACCAGGTAGGGATGACCAAGCATTTCGTTGTACATGAACTGAAAGCAGCattgtgaaatgaaataatgaaattcGTTGTATacaagttgacaaaacaatcccaactcaagctCCACTTACTTGCTCGTTCTtgagctttttttcttcttctttttttttttttacaaggtcCTCATCAGCAGATTGAGTTCAAGTTTACTGTCATCTGTATAGGAACCACGGGAATCTATACAGTGGAGTTCTTGTACTAAGGcactgttaattaaaaaaaaaaactaaacttaaaatatacaatacagtGTATGATtaagaatataaaatatgcaGTATACAATATGAGTATTGCACCGTGGGTATAGCAGATAATGCCTTCATATCACTAAAACCGTAATTACGAGCAGCCATTCGGAAAAACTGTTCGTGTCAACCTCCAACTTGTTATTTACGTCAACAAAACCAACGGTAGTTACATCgaaataaaatttaatattaacactacatcAATTGATTCACTACTACTTTATCTGGTGTGACTACATGGTTAGCATTAGGACTAACCACCTTTTGAATAATGCGTAAACACGTTGGAATAAGGGgtgtttttcctgttcttcccattctgcTGACAAtgcatgaatgcagcataagcACAGTGTTTCTTAAATCAGTGctcagttgccatggaaacgtagatgttcaaatttttTATGATTCTGAGGACCTCTACAACTTGGATATATTTAGGACTCATTATTTAGGtacattaagttttttttttttttttttttttttttttttttttttttttttttttacagagttTTAGATAAAAAATAGGatgtaatttttcaaatatttcacagattttgttacaacaacaaaaaagaaattcaaGGTCTTTATACGCTCTAACATTCATTAAACTCTTCTCAGTCCTCTAGCTGTGCGCCACAGTCCCCTGTACAGGAGAGGAGTGCTGCAATACCACTAGAGGCACCATCTGGTAAATCTGACAAACTCCCAGAGGAAATCTTAAAGGACGGAGGGAGGTTTGAGTTAGCTCCAGTACCAAGCCCAGCCAAAGGCCCCACTGCTCATCTGACAAACGACAGAGACCCAGAGAGTGATTCTGGTCTACCTGATCGCTCCTCAGAGCCGAATCAGCAGCCTCAAGCTGATACAGCAGGAGGCGCTATGGAGAGCACCGTcaccgtctcctcctctccacccccAGCTCCGCTCAAGCGAAGAGACTCTCCCTTGTCCCCAAGATTGAGTCGAATCCCAGTACGAGACCCCAGCACCCCCCTGGATTCTCCGAGCAGGGACCTCAACATGGAGAGGCGTCATCGCTGGAGCAGTCCGGTCCCTGGCTCCCCCACTCACTCACCCTCTCCGTCTCTGTCTTGTGACAACCTGCCTTGCGCTTTGCTGAGAGACCGGCTCTCCTCGGAGCGAGGCTCCAGGTCCGACTGTGTAGGAGAAGaccctctctccctgtcctccTCATCAGGTAGTAAAAGTAAGATCCCACGTCCCGTGAGTGCCACCTTTATACCCGAGCAGCTCACTAGCAGGTTTCTGCCTCGACCACCTCCAGGGAAACCACCCATCCGCCCGTGTGTGGACAACAGGTATGACATATGTTCTGTAAAGgtgttattaattaattatacaCATTCCTCAGAGTTGAACAAGGTCAATAGCCATTTTTCGTTAGATGGTAAATATtttaagttataatccttaagattttggTCCTGgatgatttggcgacacctgtggttaccTGTGTTAACAGCAAGTACAGTTCAATACTACAGCAAACGCTCAAGCAGCTACTTTGTAAGAAATATAACAGTTGCTCAGCTGTTCTTATTCTTTTTCCATCATGCCACAAGCAACTgtgatctgattttatgctgcacacGGTGCAAATGTTTTCCACACAACTGCAGGCCTGTCGCTTGAAATGCTTCATCTAACACCTCACTTTGGCTGCTCCATCTTATTCTATtcctccctgcaatatttaaaactgatctgctgTCTTCTTTTGTAAACCCATTTTTGATGAAGGATCACACTGTCGCACTAATctctgtgacaaatacattgtgtttcctgtgactgcttcacaataaaagccgcCCCATGGTTtgccagttgaatgcttttaatgtaaagcagcagAGTGAATATTAAGTGATCAGtgagataaaattacaaacCGTAACGCTGGATTGCATGCTGCATCATTTTCCTGTGAATTCGTTGTCAGACTTGCATGGCCTAATCTTTGAGACAAGCATATGCTACTGGCCGGATCAACCAGGTAGCCTTCGGGCACCTGGTTGGGAATGGcagaaaatcttaaggattataactttaatttcTCTTCACAGAAATAGATTTGTAGATGAGGAATCCTACAAAAGGcatagtgtgtgtatatatatgtgttctTTTCTCCAGAAGACGGCGGTTAAGAGTGCGTGCCAGCAGCACTAGTGACGCAGACTTCCTGGCCAGTCTGACTCAGCTGATGCAGGACCGCAGCGGGATGCTCTTCAGCCCTCCTCCTCGCCCTCGCAGCTCCTCCTCCCTGCAGCGCTCGCTAAGCTCCTCCCCCTCCCGCCAGGAGCTCCGCGAGGGCGGGGCCCTGCAGGGACGCAGCCGCTCTCCATCTAGCTTCTCCGGCTCCCCTCCTGCTCGGCACCCTCACCCACAAGACCGGTCCGGAGGGCAGGGGCAGTGGGGCCACGGCTCCAGGGGAAGGGGTCTGATCCACGAGTGTAAAGGCTCCGGCAAAGTGAATCGATGACTGTATTTGACAAAAGTGACTGATTCAGACAGTCCAACTGTAGCGAGAGGCTGTCTCACATTCAGTCCCTGATCGCATGTGTAAATATGATATTTACTCAAgggaatgtactgtatgtaatgtaaaatgtatgataaattgtatttatttatttattcatttattggaTGTGTCTCTCAAAATACTTGACAATGTGGCTTGATACCTGAAGTTGAAACAAAAAGGTTGAGAAAACCTTAAGATTGCCAACTCTTACCTCTCATTTCACTCCTCTCTTAACACTCCATATAGGCCTAATACAAGACCAAAAAGATAATGTTTAATACTTGAGGGATGTAAAAATGCTAATTGTAGATATTTACCATTAGGAAAATGGTATACACTAATAGAAACCATGTACTCACATTAAGAACACTAATAGTAAATAACATACACAGTATACCAACATCAGCATTCATGTACAGAACCAGGGCATGCAGCCCCATATTGACCTCACTCCTGTAAAACAGCTAGATTAATTATCGTATGTAACAATGAATTGCTCATTTGGCATATCACAGTGTAGTAGTGTGCTTTTACTTTTCTAGAAAATATCTGTCATGCAAACGGCATCAGCATATTAGAATGTACATGTAAAGTGCACTCATACTTAAGTATTGTAAAAGTGCATGAGTATCATTGcaaatgttttgggttttttttattcatttgtacaATCCGCTAAGACATCTGTATTTTTACTGAACTGCTTCTGATCGAAATACATCATAATGTAGACCAGCAACGatgtgcatttttatttcttacatcAAGTAGATGGTAAGGGGAGAAAACTGATAAAAATGGAaccaagacggtgtagtccctcattcgtccaggagtgttccattgtagaaaaggtttcagtcgtagtcatctggacaatgttttcaaattcaagacgtttcggctcccatccggaagtcattctcaattgtgaaaatggttcgagaactcagaaatttaagctactctgtgttgcttaagccctgcccttagggaggaatcttcctgagtgctgtttaccctgcctagtttcacctgaaactgaacttctttgtttccatgatggcccagtaatcaggcctattgttttctggctgcacctccctcaccactgttaagtacctgattagcctatgattggcttgaccatggtgttaatacactgtggtaaacggttggcaaattgaatctcagaccaccatttctgctcaaagaggggttttcttttttcacaaaaatggcttctttgactcctctctccctgtgctatctgtgtaaaatccatcactctcgtgaggatttcttctgggacaatgttAGTTaacttctgcaaaaattctgttctgttcttcaaattgtctattcttaaGTTATTTTCCCTGATTCTTTTactaagcatctgggtcagCTTTCTTCTCCagatcttctctgctctgtgtccttttactggtggtttaatctgtaggctcttgggaataaCCTTGCTCTGCCTCcatcttagattaaaacggagatggttccGATTGAGATGGAGATGGATCGATTTTCTACAATCGATAAAAATGGAACCTTTTCATTGTGTCTGATTGTTTGTTGCACTTTATTCTCATCACAgtttaaatatataatgaaaTTTAATAAATGCCAGATCTCAAACATATTACTTTCTGGCTACACATGCTGTAATTGtgattaaagggtcagttcacctaaaTTTCCTCACTATTTTCTCATTCACACCTAAAAGTATCTAGCcgtgcagatagttttggttttattttcccaATTTTAAGATGTCTGTTTCTGCCACCACCCCAGCACAACTGAGAGGAAATTGTTTTGTGGCATTCACAGCAATGGATACATACTCtggataatataataatataaatactaTTTTATTAGAACTAGTTTCTACGGAAGAAATAGTCCCAAGCTTAGCAGCGCTGTCAGTGGCCAGATAAATGGGAAAAAACACGCTCGAATGATGAAGTAGCGGATTTTATACTCAAGTTAAAATCAAGTCACACCAACTCAGACTGTGATGTGTCCTCTGAGAACAATCACTTGTCACATTCTGTCGAAGCAGTTGTTTTCTAAGACAGATGTCCCTGTAAGCACAAGAGAGACTGCAGACGAGCTGATGACTGAATGGGGTTGAGTGGGGTCCCAGATGACAACCACAACGAAATAAAGGCTCCTCCATCTGCTGTGGTCACAGACTTTAAATGTGGAGGAAGACAATATGTAGCTACAAGTTTAACACCAGTAATTGACAGTAAGTTCGTGCTCACGTGGACAAAGACATACTGAATCTTaacagagataaaatcatttaaataaaggCAAGATTAATCATCCTTTGGGTTTTCTTGCTAcactgacttcactctgacaaCATCCACCACTTTTATCAGTGTTTGTATATGAGAAAGTATCAGTATGGCAGACACAAGTAGGTTATGAAACATGACTCCTACACAGGAAACTGAAACTTCAACAAATAGCCAGATGTTGACACTATAACAAGCAACTTAATGAATAGAAACAACCTCACAGatgtttgaaataataaataaataaattactttgtGTCTATATTGGCTTACAAATGTATATTTGTAAGTTCATCCTTGACCTTGTGGtgaggtgttttgttttttttgtcaactgctgtttccaaggtcaggaATGAGCTTTCAATCTCATGCAACTTCATAAATAAGACTGTGGATTCTGTCTTCTCCAAATTTGAAATGCACAGTAGCACGTCTGGGCTCAGAGCTTAACATAATCAAAACACTCCCAACAGTTTGGTGGCTATGAGCCATACTATTTTGGtacaagcaaaaaataaataactttttagATAAATAaacttttgcttttaaaaactCCTGACATTTACTTTAGccaatttttttaaacaaattataGCTATTTTTGGCTGTAATTTCTATACCTACATGGAAGGCTCCCTTATTTTGTCATTCTGACTTTGTAACATCATCATTATGTGTTGAGCCGTAACATGCAGATGGTAATAACATTCTTAgtagtaaaaatgttttatttaaaagtacATTATCATTTGACACACATAATGTTTGTTGCTGTCATGGAGGGTAATAAAAAGTTATACGTCCTGCTCAACTTATGTCAGAATACAGTAGTTCATAAACAGCCAAGAACTTAATTGAAGATGTGTGTAAAATTTTGAATAGATGATAAAAATGGTTGGAAGCCAGCAGCCAGCAACACGTCTATGGTGGTGATACTCGATCTAAAAAGTGAATCATGACCTGCAGGTTTGGTGTCATTTCTGGTCTAGAAGAGGGGTGCAGACTGTCTGGGGTCATCTGGTAACACACTGATGGAGTCCTCTGCCTTTCCACACAGCATGCAGAGCATAGTGTACTCCTGGACAACACAAAACAGACTCAATATACACACTAAAAGACTAGACAGTGGCAACAACTAACCAtgaatactgtatgttatataaCAAGTCTGTCCCTCTTAAAAAGCTACAGTATTTTCCTCACATACAAATCTACTTAGTTATGGTCAAGAAACCAGTGTAGAGATACCTTACCTGATATTCATCAACAACGGAGAAAGTGTATTCGTGCCTGGCGATGACATGGTCACAATTTTTACAAACATCTGGAAGGACAAATGGACATTAGtggattattttttaaacatgctgTGGATGAGTTTCTCACAAGGTTAGGATTATTACAGCTAGCCACCATCTTTTGGTGAGTTATAAAAGAGTCTGGTAATTCTTTCTTCTTCACAAGACCCTGTggcaggaaaacaaacacactataTCGCCAAAACCATTCAAACACCTTACACAGGCTTTCCACATGATTTTGGCCACACCGCACTGT
This window contains:
- the ttbk2b gene encoding tau-tubulin kinase 2b isoform X1, which gives rise to MSGAGEHTDILSVADVVRDRWKVVRKIGGGGFGEIYEVLDQLSQATVALKVESAQQPKQVLKMEVAVLKKLQGKDHVCRFVGCGRNDRFNYVVMELQGRNLADLRRTMTRGTFSISTTLRLGKQILEAIESIHSVGFLHRDIKPSNFAMGRLASTCRCCYMLDFGLARQFTNSSQEVRPPRPVAGFRGTVRYASINAHKNKEMGRHDDLWSLFYMLVEFMVGQLPWRKIKDKEQVGNLKETYDHRLMLKHLPSEFSTFLDHILTLDYYTKPDYQLLMSVFENAMKSHNVLENDAYDWEKCDSEDMLTITAAGTTAQQLTRLTPAYLGMANASMLPGELQRENTEDVLQGERLSDADNCPPIPTPTTPGGDVWEEMDRNRNHKHVQPMIRKVKVVSEDEHSQNQGNQSPNTGSMQSSPRRVRSETMFLDRAAPLLRRMRHSQSLAFEKRLAPEPKPTIERFLEAYLGKQRPVLSQVGEKSHGQQSPSCNEEHSGTATPDPEEGAASSGFVAVNLSPVPQEGDSQEWVMLELEQGSGSGTTKPPGEAQQEDKPGTHTPAETENQSSDQQDGQSTVVPSSPVLSQMAMPGTWLLGHRRLPGMLGQMPSVIMGRPQMDQSSSCAPQSPVQERSAAIPLEAPSGKSDKLPEEILKDGGRFELAPVPSPAKGPTAHLTNDRDPESDSGLPDRSSEPNQQPQADTAGGAMESTVTVSSSPPPAPLKRRDSPLSPRLSRIPVRDPSTPLDSPSRDLNMERRHRWSSPVPGSPTHSPSPSLSCDNLPCALLRDRLSSERGSRSDCVGEDPLSLSSSSGSKSKIPRPVSATFIPEQLTSRFLPRPPPGKPPIRPCVDNRRRRLRVRASSTSDADFLASLTQLMQDRSGMLFSPPPRPRSSSSLQRSLSSSPSRQELREGGALQGRSRSPSSFSGSPPARHPHPQDRSGGQGQWGHGSRGRGLIHECKGSGKVNR
- the ttbk2b gene encoding tau-tubulin kinase 2b isoform X2; amino-acid sequence: MSGAGEHTDILSVADVVRDRWKVVRKIGGGGFGEIYEVLDQLSQATVALKVESAQQPKQVLKMEVAVLKKLQGKDHVCRFVGCGRNDRFNYVVMELQGRNLADLRRTMTRGTFSISTTLRLGKQILEAIESIHSVGFLHRDIKPSNFAMGRLASTCRCCYMLDFGLARQFTNSSQEVRPPRPVAGFRGTVRYASINAHKNKEMGRHDDLWSLFYMLVEFMVGQLPWRKIKDKEQVGNLKETYDHRLMLKHLPSEFSTFLDHILTLDYYTKPDYQLLMSVFENAMKSHNVLENDAYDWEKCDSEDMLTITAAGTTAQQLTRLTPAYLGMANASMLPGELQRENTEDVLQGERLSDADNCPPIPTPTTPGGDVWEEMDRNRNHKHVQPMIRKVKVVSEDEHSQNQGNQSPNTGSMQSSPRRVRSETMFLDRAAPLLRRMRHSQSLAFEKRLAPEPKPTIERFLEAYLGKQRPVLSQVGEKSHGQQSPSCNEEHSGTATPDPEEGAASSGFVAVNLSPVPQEGDSQEWVMLELEQGSGSGTTKPPGEAQQEDKPGTHTPAETENQSSDQQDGQSTVVPSSPVLSQMAMPGTWLLGHRRLPGMLGQMPSVIMGRPQMDQSSSCAPQSPVQERSAAIPLEAPSGKSDKLPEEILKDGGRFELAPVPSPAKGPTAHLTNDRDPESDSGLPDRSSEPNQQPQADTAGGAMESTVTVSSSPPPAPLKRRDSPLSPRLSRIPVRDPSTPLDSPSRDLNMERRHRWSSPVPGSPTHSPSPSLSCDNLPCALLRDRLSSERGSRSDCVGEDPLSLSSSSGSKSKIPRPVSATFIPEQLTSRFLPRPPPGKPPIRPCVDNRRRLRVRASSTSDADFLASLTQLMQDRSGMLFSPPPRPRSSSSLQRSLSSSPSRQELREGGALQGRSRSPSSFSGSPPARHPHPQDRSGGQGQWGHGSRGRGLIHECKGSGKVNR
- the ttbk2b gene encoding tau-tubulin kinase 2b isoform X3 — translated: MSGAGEHTDILSVADVVRDRWKVVRKIGGGGFGEIYEVLDQLSQATVALKVESAQQPKQVLKMEVAVLKKLQGKDHVCRFVGCGRNDRFNYVVMELQGRNLADLRRTMTRGTFSISTTLRLGKQILEAIESIHSVGFLHRDIKPSNFAMGRLASTCRCCYMLDFGLARQFTNSSQEVRPPRPVAGFRGTVRYASINAHKNKEMGRHDDLWSLFYMLVEFMVGQLPWRKIKDKEQVGNLKETYDHRLMLKHLPSEFSTFLDHILTLDYYTKPDYQLLMSVFENAMKSHNVLENDAYDWEKCDSEDMLTITAAGTTAQQLTRLTPAYLGMANASMLPGELQRENTEDVLQGERLSDADNCPPIPTPTTPGGDVWEEMDRNRNHKHVQPMIRKVVSEDEHSQNQGNQSPNTGSMQSSPRRVRSETMFLDRAAPLLRRMRHSQSLAFEKRLAPEPKPTIERFLEAYLGKQRPVLSQVGEKSHGQQSPSCNEEHSGTATPDPEEGAASSGFVAVNLSPVPQEGDSQEWVMLELEQGSGSGTTKPPGEAQQEDKPGTHTPAETENQSSDQQDGQSTVVPSSPVLSQMAMPGTWLLGHRRLPGMLGQMPSVIMGRPQMDQSSSCAPQSPVQERSAAIPLEAPSGKSDKLPEEILKDGGRFELAPVPSPAKGPTAHLTNDRDPESDSGLPDRSSEPNQQPQADTAGGAMESTVTVSSSPPPAPLKRRDSPLSPRLSRIPVRDPSTPLDSPSRDLNMERRHRWSSPVPGSPTHSPSPSLSCDNLPCALLRDRLSSERGSRSDCVGEDPLSLSSSSGSKSKIPRPVSATFIPEQLTSRFLPRPPPGKPPIRPCVDNRRRRLRVRASSTSDADFLASLTQLMQDRSGMLFSPPPRPRSSSSLQRSLSSSPSRQELREGGALQGRSRSPSSFSGSPPARHPHPQDRSGGQGQWGHGSRGRGLIHECKGSGKVNR